The Sorangiineae bacterium MSr11367 genome window below encodes:
- a CDS encoding DUF3857 domain-containing protein produces MKSFALRTLALFAFAVLPAACQSGMPAKVSAPAVAVPREASSEDPPIRELEISNEYVFDAAGNYTRTQVHRYRVLTADGLEDASDFEAQWQPWHMARPEVSVRVVDPRGGVHPVEPASFVESNVEQSSPGVLSDKRVLRAPLPGLEIGATVEERVVWKTTKPYSPAGIVHSYFFGGPVPVDATRLILDAPESLPLRHRVLDAKVSFKEEKSNGRRRLTFAGGPYPALESLEPLQVPEVAPWPEVAFSTGKSWQDVARVYDATVNRVLEGADLTATAQSVVSSADAPRTKAQKLLAWARSRVRYADVELGDASYEPAKPSETLRRGYGDCKDQAVLLTGLLRASGLDAHVVLVRTGPGEDVREDLPGFGSFDHAIVMMVDKEPIYMDPTASYYPAGVLPSGEQGRLALIVAPATDGLSRMPELTAAANTYTEDREVYFSDFEGGRVVETTTATGIQEAILRASFSGSRDSIQSQLDRYTKQEYGATTATKTDIGPVNELDKPLRVRLEVPNASRVVTDLNEAAVMFLTSVLTSSLPRSLLSTETRRTPARLPSAFRSEVRYHLVPPKGFVLAEQPKFDPIDLGSAQLSRTVTPNRDGSLSAVFRVEIAKTRLEAKEVEALRQGVRSLNEQTSTLVRFMHEGAKLVAEGKLREGMDVYRRSLGTPTGHMRYASALLDAGLVEAARREGRKAVELAPNMAVTHRQLGFILLHDALGRQFAPGSDREGAMAEFRKALELDPKDLAARVNLAVSLERDANGVKSRNPDDWRRVLELYDAIDPAQITDISGADYSNNAIEALLQLGRFDEVLQRLAKRSPERAAHNYRAVAMAATRGASAAIDDVVRLGLNDESRAQVLASAAAHLYLLRRYPEAAALYEAAARTGKDAATYRESARQLRLAQRHETLTLSDKNPEDFAKLAMLRLALGKGSGPLYAEASDLSAADAEKQIWNIRREFVRQLKGVPVDSAIDVLLASWKLTRETKGPLEIVHAETATGKMTFTLVREGGVYRLLSVSDDIGDGVCAGALHALKELRDAEAKPWLDLGKKMVSSVSAADELDAPLMQRAWGRGGDIRAATGCLCVGHTDPRRLVNLLVESRDRVKDPEQQRAVDQALTMAALRAEDGARALEASARLLAAFPKSTTALHLRFDVLSLTNRHDELRAALKKELTSAPGDPYLLALKAQLEDRTGHFDEAGKTWRKLLDTGRAHDSVYNNAAWSKLFQGKPTEQADIDLVLRGTQTPWGNNAHALHTLAMLYADAGRANEARQTLQLVVDKQESHALESQDYLVLGRIAELYGLDDLAREAYDRVTKSSGGSLSTSWDLAQKRRAGLGKVLVRK; encoded by the coding sequence ATGAAATCGTTCGCACTTCGTACGCTCGCATTGTTCGCGTTCGCCGTTCTGCCCGCGGCATGCCAATCGGGTATGCCGGCCAAGGTATCCGCTCCGGCGGTGGCGGTCCCGCGTGAGGCTTCGAGCGAGGATCCGCCGATTCGCGAGTTGGAAATCTCGAACGAATACGTGTTTGACGCCGCGGGCAACTACACGAGGACGCAGGTGCACCGCTACCGCGTCCTCACCGCGGACGGTCTCGAGGATGCGAGCGACTTCGAAGCGCAGTGGCAGCCTTGGCACATGGCCCGGCCGGAGGTCAGCGTCCGCGTGGTGGACCCTCGAGGCGGCGTGCATCCGGTCGAGCCGGCGTCCTTCGTGGAGAGCAACGTGGAGCAGTCGTCGCCCGGCGTGTTGTCGGACAAGCGCGTGCTACGGGCTCCGTTGCCCGGCCTTGAAATCGGGGCGACGGTCGAGGAGCGCGTGGTGTGGAAGACCACGAAGCCGTATTCGCCCGCGGGCATCGTCCACTCCTATTTCTTCGGCGGGCCTGTGCCAGTCGATGCGACCCGCCTGATTCTCGACGCACCCGAGAGCCTGCCCCTTCGTCATCGCGTGTTGGACGCCAAGGTCTCGTTCAAAGAGGAGAAGTCGAACGGGCGTCGTCGGCTGACCTTCGCGGGCGGTCCATACCCGGCGCTCGAATCGCTGGAGCCGCTGCAAGTGCCCGAAGTGGCCCCGTGGCCGGAGGTGGCGTTCAGCACCGGCAAAAGCTGGCAAGACGTGGCCCGCGTCTACGATGCCACGGTGAATCGCGTGCTCGAAGGGGCCGATCTCACGGCCACGGCGCAATCGGTCGTGTCGAGCGCCGACGCTCCGCGAACCAAGGCGCAGAAGCTTCTGGCCTGGGCGCGTTCGCGCGTGCGCTACGCCGACGTCGAGCTGGGGGACGCCTCGTACGAGCCGGCGAAACCGAGCGAAACGCTGCGGCGCGGCTATGGCGATTGCAAGGACCAGGCGGTGCTGCTCACCGGCCTGTTGCGCGCGAGCGGGCTCGATGCGCACGTGGTCCTGGTCCGCACAGGCCCCGGTGAGGACGTGCGGGAGGACCTCCCCGGTTTCGGCTCGTTCGATCATGCCATCGTGATGATGGTCGACAAAGAGCCCATCTACATGGATCCGACGGCCAGCTACTACCCGGCGGGCGTACTGCCATCGGGCGAGCAAGGGCGGCTCGCGCTCATCGTCGCTCCTGCGACCGACGGGCTCTCGCGGATGCCGGAGCTCACCGCCGCGGCCAATACGTACACGGAGGACCGGGAGGTCTACTTCTCTGATTTCGAAGGGGGACGCGTCGTGGAAACGACGACCGCCACCGGTATCCAGGAGGCGATCCTTCGCGCGTCATTTTCGGGTTCGCGCGATTCGATACAGTCGCAGTTGGATCGCTATACGAAGCAAGAATACGGCGCCACTACGGCGACCAAGACGGACATCGGCCCGGTCAACGAGCTCGACAAGCCGCTGCGCGTTCGCCTCGAGGTTCCCAATGCTTCGCGTGTCGTCACCGATCTCAATGAGGCCGCGGTGATGTTTCTCACGAGCGTGCTGACCTCGTCGCTGCCGAGGTCCCTCTTGTCGACCGAGACGCGGCGCACGCCGGCGCGACTGCCTTCTGCCTTTCGGTCCGAGGTGCGCTACCACCTCGTTCCCCCGAAGGGGTTCGTCCTTGCAGAGCAGCCCAAGTTCGACCCCATCGACCTGGGGTCTGCGCAGCTTTCGCGAACGGTCACGCCGAATCGCGACGGATCGCTGTCCGCGGTGTTTCGCGTCGAAATCGCGAAGACCCGTCTCGAAGCCAAGGAGGTCGAGGCCCTGCGTCAAGGCGTGCGCTCTCTCAACGAGCAAACGAGCACGCTCGTGCGCTTCATGCACGAGGGGGCGAAGCTCGTCGCCGAAGGCAAGCTGCGCGAGGGGATGGACGTGTATCGGCGGTCCCTCGGGACGCCGACGGGACACATGCGATACGCGTCCGCGCTTCTCGATGCAGGCTTGGTGGAGGCAGCGCGCCGCGAGGGGCGCAAAGCCGTCGAGCTCGCGCCGAACATGGCCGTCACCCATCGGCAACTCGGCTTCATTCTGCTCCACGATGCCTTGGGGCGGCAGTTCGCCCCCGGCTCCGATCGCGAGGGGGCCATGGCCGAATTCCGCAAGGCCTTGGAACTCGACCCGAAAGACCTTGCGGCGAGGGTCAACTTGGCGGTTTCACTCGAACGCGATGCGAACGGAGTCAAGTCTCGCAACCCGGACGACTGGCGGCGTGTACTCGAGTTGTACGACGCCATCGATCCTGCGCAGATTACGGACATCTCGGGGGCGGACTATTCGAACAACGCCATCGAGGCCCTTTTGCAACTTGGACGCTTCGATGAAGTGCTGCAACGCCTCGCCAAGCGGTCCCCGGAACGGGCCGCGCACAATTACCGGGCGGTGGCCATGGCGGCGACGCGAGGTGCTTCTGCCGCCATCGACGATGTCGTCCGTCTCGGGTTGAACGATGAATCGCGCGCGCAGGTGCTCGCGTCGGCGGCCGCACACCTTTACCTGCTGCGAAGGTACCCCGAGGCCGCAGCTCTCTACGAGGCGGCCGCGCGAACCGGCAAGGACGCCGCGACGTACCGAGAGAGCGCGAGACAATTGCGGCTAGCGCAGCGGCACGAGACTCTTACGCTCAGCGACAAGAATCCCGAGGATTTCGCGAAGCTAGCCATGCTTCGTTTGGCCTTGGGCAAGGGTAGTGGGCCGCTTTATGCGGAGGCGAGCGATCTTTCGGCGGCGGATGCCGAGAAGCAAATTTGGAACATTCGTCGAGAGTTTGTCCGCCAATTGAAGGGCGTGCCCGTGGATTCTGCGATCGACGTGCTGCTCGCGTCGTGGAAGCTGACACGCGAGACAAAAGGGCCGCTCGAGATCGTGCACGCCGAGACGGCCACGGGCAAGATGACCTTCACGCTCGTGCGTGAGGGGGGCGTCTATCGCCTCCTGTCCGTATCCGACGACATCGGTGATGGCGTGTGTGCGGGCGCGTTGCACGCGCTGAAGGAACTCAGGGACGCCGAGGCGAAGCCTTGGTTGGACTTGGGAAAGAAAATGGTCTCCTCGGTTTCAGCGGCCGACGAGCTGGATGCGCCACTCATGCAGCGGGCGTGGGGTCGCGGCGGGGACATCCGGGCGGCGACCGGTTGCTTGTGCGTAGGGCATACGGATCCACGCCGGCTGGTGAACCTTTTGGTGGAGTCGCGCGATCGGGTCAAGGATCCGGAGCAGCAGCGCGCAGTGGATCAGGCACTGACGATGGCGGCCCTTCGCGCGGAGGACGGTGCGCGTGCGTTGGAAGCGTCTGCGCGGTTGCTTGCGGCGTTCCCGAAGTCGACCACGGCGCTTCATCTGCGGTTCGATGTGCTGAGCCTGACGAATCGGCACGACGAGTTGCGCGCGGCGCTGAAGAAGGAGCTCACGAGTGCGCCCGGCGATCCGTACCTGCTGGCGCTCAAGGCGCAACTGGAGGACCGTACGGGGCACTTCGACGAGGCGGGGAAGACGTGGCGCAAGCTACTCGATACGGGAAGGGCCCACGACTCGGTCTACAACAATGCGGCGTGGAGCAAGTTGTTTCAGGGTAAGCCCACCGAGCAGGCGGACATCGATCTGGTGTTGCGGGGCACGCAGACACCTTGGGGCAACAACGCGCACGCGTTGCACACGCTGGCCATGCTGTACGCCGATGCGGGGCGAGCGAACGAGGCACGCCAAACCTTGCAGCTGGTGGTCGACAAGCAGGAGAGTCACGCGCTGGAGTCCCAGGACTACCTGGTCCTTGGCCGCATCGCGGAGCTCTATGGTCTCGACGATCTCGCGCGCGAAGCCTACGACCGCGTGACCAAGTCGTCGGGCGGCTCGCTTTCCACGTCGTGGGACCTTGCGCAGAAGCGTCGCGCGGGGCTGGGCAAAGTCTTGGTGCGGAAGTGA
- a CDS encoding HEAT repeat domain-containing protein — MQSALRFFPRLLQRGGAAHGGRAHRRAPHDPRHQREDSLKAWANLVDNRVQPQHLQTLHALASAPGLDEETFTEVVIAATKFAEEGALPLVQQLARHPSAKVRAEVSTNLRFNAAEKFNGKRELLVQLAQDPSPGVRKGAVSALSSYVDEQGILPWLAQIADADADPEVQAESLSSLQFGHHHGMLDFTLSVYERHLQNPNAEVRKHLPQCLSFMPPEALQRVGGIVQRLAQDPDEGVRDAMAFQFCNLTEMPQLLPIAQHMAQHDPSLEVRRQALGSMSGLMQPQQAAAFYSQLFAQAKSEDDLWPIVNGLRAHAEHAEVRRLLTHMGQLPYPHLADAAREAMS; from the coding sequence GTGCAAAGCGCTCTACGATTTTTTCCTCGATTGTTACAGCGAGGGGGCGCAGCTCATGGAGGCCGAGCCCATCGTCGCGCACCACATGACCCACGGCACCAGCGTGAAGATTCGCTCAAAGCCTGGGCCAATTTGGTCGACAACCGCGTGCAGCCGCAACACCTGCAGACGCTCCATGCCCTGGCGAGCGCGCCCGGTCTCGACGAGGAGACATTCACCGAGGTCGTCATCGCCGCCACCAAGTTTGCCGAAGAGGGCGCCCTTCCCCTGGTGCAGCAGCTCGCCCGCCACCCGAGCGCCAAAGTCCGCGCGGAAGTCTCGACCAACCTACGCTTCAACGCCGCCGAGAAATTCAACGGCAAACGCGAGCTCTTGGTCCAACTGGCGCAAGATCCCTCACCGGGGGTGCGCAAAGGGGCCGTGAGCGCGCTGTCCTCGTACGTCGACGAACAGGGCATCCTGCCGTGGCTCGCGCAAATCGCCGATGCCGACGCCGACCCGGAGGTGCAGGCTGAAAGCCTTTCGTCGCTGCAGTTCGGGCACCACCACGGCATGCTCGACTTCACTTTGTCGGTCTACGAGCGGCATTTGCAGAACCCGAATGCCGAGGTGCGAAAGCACCTGCCGCAGTGCCTTAGTTTCATGCCGCCGGAGGCCTTGCAGCGGGTCGGCGGCATCGTGCAACGGCTGGCGCAAGATCCCGACGAGGGCGTGCGCGACGCGATGGCCTTCCAGTTCTGCAACCTGACGGAGATGCCGCAGCTGCTTCCCATCGCCCAGCACATGGCCCAGCACGATCCCTCCCTGGAGGTGCGGCGCCAGGCGCTCGGATCCATGTCGGGCCTGATGCAGCCGCAGCAGGCCGCGGCCTTCTACAGCCAACTCTTCGCCCAAGCCAAAAGCGAGGACGATCTCTGGCCCATCGTCAACGGCCTGCGCGCCCACGCCGAGCATGCCGAGGTGAGGCGCCTGCTCACGCACATGGGCCAGCTCCCCTACCCCCACCTCGCCGACGCCGCCCGCGAGGCCATGAGCTGA
- a CDS encoding E3 ubiquitin ligase family protein, which produces MHTLGLVVVATGLVGVIWGIFQRLKAGRLSGAPLVRTGDAAARGGQVASSDGAISVQGNVICQRPLLSPVTGTACLYYSLKTVASWKEGENEKSKVLDDRKVAARFAIDDGSGPVWIDASNGGDFEPEQRTSESKGAGLLGSITGADLAFGNYKLSTGSLSLGTKYEVTETLLPVVPRLYACGRTVERGIAEPGWRSLLLSAKSRDELLAAAARGAKLFVAGGVAALGAGAVMALLGQ; this is translated from the coding sequence ATGCACACGTTGGGTCTCGTTGTCGTGGCCACGGGCCTCGTTGGCGTCATCTGGGGAATTTTTCAACGGCTCAAGGCAGGGCGGCTCTCCGGTGCTCCGTTGGTGCGCACGGGTGACGCGGCGGCACGAGGCGGACAAGTTGCGTCATCGGATGGTGCCATCAGCGTGCAGGGCAACGTGATCTGCCAGCGTCCACTGCTCTCCCCGGTCACCGGAACCGCGTGCCTGTACTACAGCCTGAAAACGGTGGCCTCGTGGAAGGAGGGCGAGAACGAGAAGAGCAAGGTGCTCGACGACCGCAAGGTGGCGGCGCGCTTTGCCATCGACGATGGCTCGGGTCCCGTGTGGATCGACGCCTCCAATGGCGGCGACTTCGAGCCCGAGCAACGCACGAGCGAGAGCAAAGGGGCGGGGCTCCTCGGCAGCATCACCGGGGCGGATCTCGCGTTCGGGAACTACAAATTGTCGACGGGCTCGCTGTCGCTGGGAACGAAGTACGAGGTGACCGAGACCCTGCTTCCCGTGGTGCCGCGGCTCTATGCCTGCGGGCGCACGGTGGAACGGGGCATCGCGGAGCCGGGTTGGCGGAGCTTGCTCCTATCGGCGAAATCGCGGGACGAGTTGCTCGCGGCGGCGGCACGCGGGGCGAAGTTGTTCGTCGCGGGCGGTGTGGCGGCGCTGGGGGCCGGCGCAGTGATGGCGTTGCTCGGCCAGTGA
- a CDS encoding helix-turn-helix transcriptional regulator gives MATDRRSELADFLRGRRTRASPIANGLPAGRRRRTPGLRREELAQLAGLSVDWYTRLEQGRDVNPSRETLQAIARVLDLDDDERGHLFYLARPEPMHPRPDATRQEKAEPAMLHALSAMTAPAFVMTPRFDVLAWNEGACRVLIPFDAVPRERRNILWLTFHHAEMCERYVEVPVMQRDVVASFRLSASSFVGDPHFDALITELLETSEGFRTIWARHEVRAKTSGTKTFRTRGAPLVLQWFSLYSPTSTKQMLIYYVPRPGEEHRLAEL, from the coding sequence TGGCGGATTTCCTGCGTGGGCGGCGGACGCGCGCTTCGCCGATCGCCAACGGGTTGCCTGCAGGGCGCCGCCGCCGAACGCCCGGCCTACGACGCGAAGAGCTGGCCCAGCTCGCGGGACTCAGCGTCGATTGGTACACACGCCTCGAGCAGGGACGCGACGTCAATCCGTCGCGCGAGACGTTGCAGGCCATCGCGCGCGTGCTGGATCTCGACGACGACGAGCGCGGTCATCTCTTTTACCTCGCCCGGCCCGAACCGATGCACCCCCGACCGGACGCCACGCGCCAGGAAAAAGCCGAGCCCGCGATGCTGCATGCGCTCTCAGCCATGACGGCACCGGCGTTCGTCATGACCCCGCGCTTCGACGTTCTTGCCTGGAACGAGGGCGCATGCCGCGTGCTGATCCCATTCGATGCGGTCCCGCGCGAGCGCCGCAACATCCTCTGGCTCACGTTTCATCACGCCGAGATGTGCGAACGCTACGTCGAGGTTCCCGTCATGCAGCGAGACGTGGTCGCCAGCTTTCGCTTGAGCGCGAGCTCCTTCGTCGGCGATCCGCATTTCGATGCGCTCATCACGGAGCTTCTCGAGACGAGCGAAGGCTTTCGCACGATCTGGGCACGCCACGAGGTGCGCGCCAAAACGTCGGGCACGAAGACCTTCCGCACGCGCGGCGCGCCGCTGGTTCTGCAGTGGTTCAGTCTCTACTCGCCCACCTCGACGAAGCAGATGCTCATCTATTACGTCCCGCGCCCCGGCGAAGAGCACCGCCTCGCCGAGCTGTAG